TGATCAAACCAGTTACCAGTTGGAGCAGCAACTCGTTCCCGATCAGAACATGATGAAAAGTGCGGTTTCTTATTTTCAATCTGCGTTTGAACTTTATTATTCAGATCGGTGGTTTCCCGATTTTAATATAAGAATCAAAGATACACAGACTGTGAAACGAAAAATGAGTCACGGTCAAATTTCTACAAATTAGGGCTGAAGTTCATTCTGGAGTTTATGAATAATCAAGTTGAATCAACCTGCTGATAGATTATCACGAGTGCTCCCGTTAATCTGGAAATTGACTTAGCAACCAGTTGTCGACACAAGCCGACATAAGCCGACATACTTGTTAGTCAGTTTTCAGCGTGCTGATTGAGACAGCTCTCATCTCTACGATGTCCCCCTTCTCGATTCTCTTCTGCTTTTCCTTTCTCGATATTTTACCTGATACCAACTTGAAAAAATGATCGCACAGAGAGCGCAGACAGTGCATACATGTTATGCGGCATGCCGGGTAGGTGGATACCAGATTCTGGTCACCTGTTGTGTCGGCGCGCTCGTTCTGTTGTCGGGTTGTGTTACCAGCAAAAAGACAATACGGGCCGAATCATTTGTCAAGAGCGATACAACCAATGCTTCTATTAAGTCACCAGGTTACCAGCGAGTCAGTGATCCGATCGGCGCTGAAACTGATTTTGAAACTGTCGGTGCAGTGCATAACAGTTCGTCCTACCCGGATTGGCTTCACATGCCACCTGAGGGAATTCATTATCCACCGCTGCATCAGGCAGATCAAATCGGGGACGATCAAATCTCGCAAAACAACGAACCGACGGCGTTGATCACGATCGAAGGCTTTTTATCAAATAGCTCTTTGGAAGATTTTAGTCGTGCGTTTGACGACGAACCGCCAGAGGAGCAATTGACCCTCTGGAGCCAGATAAAGACAGATCATGCCAACTATTATTCAAGAGAGTCACTCACCTGGCTGGCGGGGGGCTTCGGTGTGGGAGCCATCATGGCGAATACCTCGCTCGATGGCGGAATCCAGAATCACTTTCAGTCCAGTGTGCACAGTGCCAGCTCGGACGAGTGGCTGCATGGATTGCATGCGCAAAAAGAACTGGGGAATGGTCGCTACACGCTGCCACTGTTCGCAGCTGCCTGGGTAGCAGGAGCGATGTTTGAGAAGATCCCACTGGTGAATGCCTCAGGGGAATGGGGCGAACGTTCGATTCGGGCCATTATTGTAGGTACACCACCGATGCTGGCAATGCAGTATGTCACCGGTGCCTCACGACCCGGAGAGACGACCTCGAATGCGAAATGGAAACCATTTCAGGACAATAACGGTGTGAGCGGACATAGTTTTATGGGGGCGATCCCGTTTTTAGCAGCAGCCAAAGTGACCGATAAACCGCTTCTCAAGCTGGTGTTCTATGCTGGTTCGACTCTGGCACCGTTGTCGCGGGTCAATGACAATCGACACTATCCATCACAAGTCTTGCTCGGTTGGTGGATGGCCTGGATCGCTACGAACGCTGTCGATGCTACACAAAATGCAGAGCGGAACTGGTCTGTGTTTCCGATTGCGTATCCCGATGCAACGGGGATGGCTGTTGAATATCGCTGGTAGAAAGCGTGTTCATCAGGGAAAGTGCTATGGGCTGCATGATCTTGCGTGTTATCTGCAGATTATTGCACGCAGGGTGAGGCAAGACTGCTTTAAGCTGGTTTCATCAAAGCATCTGTCTCGAATAGGAAAAGCGTTTTTCCCAAGTGATTGCTCCCTTTTTCTAAGGACGCATTTCTCCCTGGCAAAAAAAGAATCAGAAAAATATCCGGCATGGCATACCGCTTGCGTGAGGTGTTTCTGTGCGTTCCATTTTATCAATTCAGCGGGAAGTTCCTTTCCGCATGTCTCCCCATGTCGGTATTGATACCGTCTTGATTACCTACCAGAGGAAACCATGCTATGCTAGCCGATTTTTTACATAATTTTGCTCATAATCTATTCAAACCTCTGCTGTTGTTTTTCTACATGGGATTCCTGATTCCCATTCTCAAGGTCCCGTTTGAATTTCCGAAAGCAGTCTACCAGGGGTTGACCCTGTACCTGCTCGTGGCCATTGGTTGGCACGGCGGAGAGGAACTGGCTTCGCTCTCATTGGCAGAATTTGGCCAGGCTTTGGGATTCATGGCGATTGGGTTTGTCACGAATTTGTGTATTGGCTTGTTTGCTTATTTTATACTTCAGAAAACCACCCGGTTGCGGCAGGTCGATGCAGCGACTGTTGCCGGTTTCTACGGCTCAGATTCGGCAGGAACTTTTGTAACCTGTCTGGGAGTGATTGCAGCCGCGAATATTGCTTATGCAGCTTATATGCCTGTGATGCTGGCTGTGATGGAAATTCCTGGCTGTCTGGTGGCCCTTTTTCTTGTTTCTCGCTTACGACAAAAAGGCATGGACCCGCATGGAAATATGCCTTACGAGCCCGGCTTTCAACCAGCAACTCAGCCAGCATTGGAAACGACAGGCGGAGCAGAAATTGAAGATTCAGAAGGGGGACAAGGAGAGTCTTTCAGCCAGCATAATGATCATCCCTCACATGGTCGCTCTACAACCGCTGTTGTGGACCCACCACAGACAGAGACAAAGCGACAACTGGCAGCGGAGCTGGAAGTTGCAGATGATTTAGAGATTGAATCAGATGAAGAAGAAGCATCCAAGAAAGAACCAGTTTTCAGTAAAGAACTGCTACATGAGGTCTTTCTGAACCCGGGGTTATACCTGTTGTTTGGGGGAATCATTATCGGGTTTCTCGGACGACTTCAAGGGGAAGCTGTGACCAGAGCGGATGACACTCTGTTTGTGAATATTTTCCATGGTATGTTATGCCTGTTCCTATTGGAAATGGGAATTACTGCGTGTCGCCGTTTAAAAGATCTGAAAACAGCTGGTTGGAGATTTATTCTCTTCGGTGTACTGGCTCCCAACGTGTTTGCGTTCGTGGGTATTCTCGTCGCTCATGGCTACAGCATTGTGTTAGGTCAACCCTTTGACTTGGGAACGTATGCATTGTTTGCCGTACTGTGTGGTGCCGCTTCCTATATCGCGGTGCCGGCGGTACAAAGACTGGCGATTCCCGAAGCCAGTCCCACGCTGCCTCTGGCAGCTTCGCTGGGGCTGACATTTACCTACAATGTGACGATTGGGATTCCCGTTTATATGTTGATTGCACAGTCAGTCATGACAGCGTTTCCTGTCACATAACCGGGCCAGACTCTGGTTGGATGACGCCCTTTTACCAGCCAGAGTCATTTTCATCAAATCGATGAGTGTTACCCACTACGCTTTTATAAACTCATTAAGACTTCACCAGTGGATGAGTGGGTTGGATTGGGATAGCTCTCCATTGCGTTCTTTTTGACAACCCACTCATTCGTTTTCAATTTTGCTGGTCATTAGAAAATAACTTTCATAGGAATATCCTTTCATGTCTGCAACAACAGAATTAACCAAGGTCATCGTCATTACGGAGACCCATTTTGAAGCGGAAATGTTAAATCATTTTCGCGAATTGGGTATTAAAGGGTTTACTTGCATGAACTGCTGGGGGCAAGGGCATCATCAGGTGTATGATGAGCCGTTTATCGGTCACTCTCAGACCCGGATAGAAATCATTACGACAGAACCGATCGCAGATGCGATTGTCGATTATTGCCGTCAACCGCGCTATGAAGCTCATGCTGTGACTGCATATCTGGAATCAGTTCGTGTGCGAGATGCAAATAAATTCATCGCTTGATCAGGTTTCGAATCAATTGAGATGCGTTTCAAAATGAGGCAAAAAAGTGTCCGTCGTGCGGGATTCCTGAGGCTGTTTGTTACGCGTATCCCGTATTCACTTGAGCGGAGTGGCTCAAGTTATTGATTTATTGTTGTGAACGTAGTTTGCCAGTCACCTTCATGTGCTTACTTTGGCGGGTAGCTAGCATGACGGGTGACTGGCAACTTCGTGACTCCCGGTCAATAGCCTGAGCGAAACGGCGGGCACTTTTTTTCACTGTATAAACCTGCTAGGTAGCGTTTCTTAATTCGAATTGTCCTTACAAATGAGGATGAACCGGGGCTAACGCCCTTCGGCTAATAAGTCATTCCGGCTAGGAAATCACCAAAAACCGGATCAGCCGCACGGCGTTAGCCGCGGTTAAAACCGACCTGGGTCAGGTTGCGGTCCTGGGAATCACATTCGGAACTAATAAATAAAAACTACCAGGCAACCAGGCCTCGTTCAGCGAGCCTGAAATTTCCCGTTTGGTTGTGATCTACTTCTCAGCCGCTTCGCGACTCAATCGAGACAGGAAACACTCTGAGAGAACAGAAGTGGCGAAGCCTTTAAATGAAATAAGGCGAATTGGTGAGCAATTCTGTATCGGAAAACGTACTATGTTGCCCCAGTTTATCTTAATGCGTCCGGTCTGGAGTGGTATGCATCAGCTGACAAAACTCCTGCCACTCACTGTGATGGGCCATTCTGGCTTCAGCTACAGTACGGCAGATTAATTCGTCCATACGTTGTAATCGCCTGGCAAGAATGGTTGCTGCATTACAAGTGAGTTGATGGGCGAGTGTCACATGGGATTGAGCCAGACGATCGAAATCATCGCGAGGGAACTGAGCAACTTGAACCTCCGTTTTCGCAAGAACGGAGACGCGATGAGCAGCCGGAGCAAAAAAAGATAATTCACCAAAAATACTGGAAGGATCAAGCTGAGCCAGTTCTATTTCGCCGGCACCTTGCGTGATACCAATCACCCGGCATTGTCCCGATAATACAATCCATAAAGCACGATCAGAATGACCGGCTTGAAGGATGGTTGCTCCCGGTGAAAAGCTGTGAAATTGCAGGCGATCTGCAATCAATTGATGACATTGCGGTGTACATCCTCGAAAGAGATCGCTCTGAGACATAATTGATAAAACGGTCGACTGCATTGATCAATCCCGTCTAAGAAGTAATGGTAGAATCGTTCTTAATAGGCGCTTGCTAAGCTGGCATTAATCCAAACCAGAGAACTTATGTTACAAGTGTTGGGATTAAAATGCCAGATCTTGGAATTGAGGATTAGAAGTCAACTTGTGCGCGAACTGCCAGGATGTCGGCATTGCTGTTGTTGACAACAGGGCCGTTCACTGCAGGGCTACTGTTAAGAAATGCGTGGATGTAGTTGAATTGAAATTTGGTGTATTGATTGAGATACCAGTTGAGACCGAATGTGAGATCCGTCAAACGACCGCCCTGA
This genomic interval from Gimesia alba contains the following:
- a CDS encoding phosphatase PAP2 family protein; translation: MHTCYAACRVGGYQILVTCCVGALVLLSGCVTSKKTIRAESFVKSDTTNASIKSPGYQRVSDPIGAETDFETVGAVHNSSSYPDWLHMPPEGIHYPPLHQADQIGDDQISQNNEPTALITIEGFLSNSSLEDFSRAFDDEPPEEQLTLWSQIKTDHANYYSRESLTWLAGGFGVGAIMANTSLDGGIQNHFQSSVHSASSDEWLHGLHAQKELGNGRYTLPLFAAAWVAGAMFEKIPLVNASGEWGERSIRAIIVGTPPMLAMQYVTGASRPGETTSNAKWKPFQDNNGVSGHSFMGAIPFLAAAKVTDKPLLKLVFYAGSTLAPLSRVNDNRHYPSQVLLGWWMAWIATNAVDATQNAERNWSVFPIAYPDATGMAVEYRW
- a CDS encoding sodium-dependent bicarbonate transport family permease, which encodes MLADFLHNFAHNLFKPLLLFFYMGFLIPILKVPFEFPKAVYQGLTLYLLVAIGWHGGEELASLSLAEFGQALGFMAIGFVTNLCIGLFAYFILQKTTRLRQVDAATVAGFYGSDSAGTFVTCLGVIAAANIAYAAYMPVMLAVMEIPGCLVALFLVSRLRQKGMDPHGNMPYEPGFQPATQPALETTGGAEIEDSEGGQGESFSQHNDHPSHGRSTTAVVDPPQTETKRQLAAELEVADDLEIESDEEEASKKEPVFSKELLHEVFLNPGLYLLFGGIIIGFLGRLQGEAVTRADDTLFVNIFHGMLCLFLLEMGITACRRLKDLKTAGWRFILFGVLAPNVFAFVGILVAHGYSIVLGQPFDLGTYALFAVLCGAASYIAVPAVQRLAIPEASPTLPLAASLGLTFTYNVTIGIPVYMLIAQSVMTAFPVT
- a CDS encoding P-II family nitrogen regulator; this translates as MSATTELTKVIVITETHFEAEMLNHFRELGIKGFTCMNCWGQGHHQVYDEPFIGHSQTRIEIITTEPIADAIVDYCRQPRYEAHAVTAYLESVRVRDANKFIA
- a CDS encoding cyclic nucleotide-binding domain-containing protein, which translates into the protein MQSTVLSIMSQSDLFRGCTPQCHQLIADRLQFHSFSPGATILQAGHSDRALWIVLSGQCRVIGITQGAGEIELAQLDPSSIFGELSFFAPAAHRVSVLAKTEVQVAQFPRDDFDRLAQSHVTLAHQLTCNAATILARRLQRMDELICRTVAEARMAHHSEWQEFCQLMHTTPDRTH